The following proteins come from a genomic window of Coffea arabica cultivar ET-39 chromosome 11c, Coffea Arabica ET-39 HiFi, whole genome shotgun sequence:
- the LOC113716793 gene encoding two-component response regulator ORR23-like isoform X2, with the protein MVHVTLVKLVRIKELRNIWQHVIRKKKFDTKKQGKSTYEDKAVQGNRDVCHGHQNTGNRDQNGKLNKKRKDEEDESEDDGHDHEDPATQIQPNFVILLLVDNMIIRKRIHVRVEYVQPSRCNEEIKYRTEKMMN; encoded by the exons ATGGTGCATGTGACTTTGGTGAAACTTGTTCGAATTAAGGAGCTGAGGAATATTTGGCAACATGTTATCAGGAAAAAGAAGTTTgataccaagaaacaagggaagtCTACTTATGAAGACAAGGCTGTTCAGGGAAATAGAGATGTCTGTCACGGGCATCAGAATACAGGTAACAGAGATCAGAATGGGAAACTTAATAAAAAGAGGAAGGATGAAGAAGATGAGAGTGAAGATGACGGACATGATCATGAAGATCCAGCAACACAGATCCAGCCTaactttgttattttgttactg GTTGATAATATGATTATCAGGAAGAGGATTCATGTTCGCGTAGAGTATGTTCAGCCTTCTCGATGCAATGAGGAAATCAAGTATAGAACAGAAAAAATGATGAATTGA
- the LOC113716793 gene encoding uncharacterized protein isoform X1, producing MSYGTFATGDCDGYVSVWDGNNKKRLYQSHSTYSTQNTQQAVLKMLRENKDRFDLVLRDVHMPDMDGYKLLELVGLEMDLPVMRKRSLIPRNKGSLLMKTRLFREIEMSVTGIRIQVTEIRMGNLIKRGRMKKMRVKMTDMIMKIQQHRSSLTLLFCYWLII from the exons ATGAG CTATGGTACATTTGCTACTGGGGATTGTGATGGTTATGTTAGTGTGTGGGATggaaacaacaaaaaaaggCTGTATCAG tCTCATTCAACTTACAGTACTCAAAATACCCAGCAAGCCGTGTTGAAGATGTTGAGGGAAAATAAGGACCGATTTGACTTAGTACTTAGGGATGTTCATATGCCTGACATGGATGGCTATAAGCTTTTGGAGCTTGTTGGACTTGAAATGGACCTTCCTGTCATGA GAAAAAGAAGTTTgataccaagaaacaagggaagtCTACTTATGAAGACAAGGCTGTTCAGGGAAATAGAGATGTCTGTCACGGGCATCAGAATACAGGTAACAGAGATCAGAATGGGAAACTTAATAAAAAGAGGAAGGATGAAGAAGATGAGAGTGAAGATGACGGACATGATCATGAAGATCCAGCAACACAGATCCAGCCTaactttgttattttgttactg GTTGATAATATGA